A window of Gallaecimonas kandeliae genomic DNA:
TCGGGTTTGTTATTCCACAGTGACAGATTTCGCCAGGTTACGAGGCTGATCCACGTCGGTGCCCTTGATGATGGCGACGTGGTAGCTCAGCAGCTGCAGCGGCAGGGTGTAGAGGATGGGAGCCAATACGTGGTCGCAGTGGGGCACCGCCAGCACCTGCATGTTGGCGGCGGGGCTGATGGCGGCGTCCTTGTCGGCGAAGACGTAGAACTCGCCGCCCCGGGCCCGCACTTCCTCGATATTGGATTTGAGCTTCTCGACGAGGTCGTTGTTGGGGGCGACGACGATGATGGGCATGTCGGCATCGATCAAGGCCAGGGGGCCGTGCTTGAGCTCGCCGGCGGCATAGGCCTCGGCGTGGATGTAGCTGATCTCCTTGAGCTTCAGGGCCCCTTCCATGGCGATGGGGTACTGGTCGCCGCGGCCAAGGAAGAGGGCATGGTGCTTCTCGGCGAAACGCTCGGCCAGGGCCTCGATCTGGCCGTCCAAGGTCAGGGCGCTCTCGATAAGGGCAGGCAGCTTGTGCAGTGCGCGGGCGATCTCCGCCTGCTGGTCACGGCCCTGGCCCAGGGCGGCGGTGAGCAGCAGCAAGGCGGTGAGCTGGGTGGTGAAGGCCTTGGTGGAGGCGACGCCGATCTCGGCGCCGGCGCGGGTCATCAGGGCCAGGTCGGACTCGCGCACCAGGGAGGAGCCGGGCACGTTGCAGATGGCCAGGCTCTTGCTGTAGCCGATCTCCTTGGCCAGGCGCAGGGCGGCCAGGGTGTCGGCCGTCTCGCCGCTCTGGGAGATGGTCACCAGCAGGCTGTTGGGCCTGGTCACGGATTTCCTATAGCGGAACTCGGAGGCGATCTCGACGTTGCAGCTGACGCCGGCGATGTCTTCAATCCAGTAACGGGCCGTCATGCCGGCGTGGTAGCTGGTGCCACAGGCGACGATCTGCACGTGCTGGATGCCGGAGAGATCCCCTAGCTCTTCCAGGTTGAGGCTGTCGCCCACCAGGCGGCCTTCCAGGGTGTTGCGGATGGCGATGGGCTGCTCGTGGATCTCCTTGAGCATGTAGTGGCGGTAGGGGCCCTTGTCGCCGCTGTCGTGCTTGAGATCGGTCTCGGCCGCTTCGCGGACCACGGGCCGGCCCTCCGTATCGAAGATGTTCACCTCATGGCGGGTGATCTCGGCCACGTCCCCTTCCTCCAGGAAGGAGAACTTGCGGGTGACCGGCAGCAGGGCCAGCTGGTCGGAAGCCAGGAAGTTCTCACCTATGCCGAAGCCGATCACCAGGGGGCTGCCGGAACGGGCCGCCACCAGGCGCTCGGGGTCCGCCTTGTCCATCACCACCATGCCGTAGGCGCCGTGCAGCTGCTTGACGGCGGCCTGTACGGCGGCCAGCAGGCTGGGCGCTGTCTTCAGCTCGTGGTGCACCAGGTGGGCTATGACCTCGGTGTCGGTCTGGGAAGTGAACACATAACCCAGGGCCTTGAGGCGCTCGCGCAGCACTTCGTGGTTCTCGATAATGCCGTTGTGCACCACCGCCAGGGTTTCATGTGAAACATGGGGGTGGGCGTTGGCCTCGGAGGGCACGCCGTGGGTGGCCCAGCGGGTGTGGGCTATGCCGGTGCCGCCCGTGAGGGGGGCCTCCACCAGGGCATCGGCCAAAGCCTGCACCTTGCCGAGGCGGCGCACCCGTCCCAGGTTGCCTTCGCTGTCCAGCACGGCCACGCCGGCCGAGTCATAGCCGCGGTACTCCAGGCGCTTGAGGCCTTCCACCAGTATGTTTGCCACGTCGCGCTGGGCGACGGCACCAACGATGCCACACATGTCGTTACTCCTTGACGGTGGCGCAGAGCACTAAGACGCCCTGCGCTTCGATTTGTTGTTTGGCCGCCTGGTCCAGGCGGTCATCGGTAATGAGGGTGGAAACCGCCCCCCAGGGCAGCTCCAGGTTGGGGATCTTGCGGCCCAGCTTGTCCGCCTCGCCCACCACCACCACTTCGCGGGCCACCTCGGCCATGACCCGGGACAGGCCCAGCAGCTCGTTGAAGGTGGTGGTGCCGCGGGCCGGATCGATGCCGTCGCAGCCGATGAAGAGTTGGTCGAAGTCGTAGGCCCGCAGCACCAGCTCGGCCACCTGGCCCTGGAAGGCTTCGGTGTGGGGGTCCCAGGTGCCACCGGTCATCAAAAGGGTGGGCTCGTTTTCCAGCTCGCGCAGGGCCTGTGCCATGTTGAGGCTGTTGGTCATCACCACCAGGCCGCGCCTGTCGTTCAGAAAGGGGATCATGGCCGCCGTGGTGGTGCCGAAATCCATGATGATGCGGTTATGGTCACGGATGCGCTCGGCGGCGAGCTGGGCTATGGCCTGCTTTCGTTTCGAAACTTCGGTGACGGCCTGCTGGGCCACCAGGTCCGAAGGCAAGGGCACGGCACCACCGTAGCGGCGCAGCAACAAGCCGTTCCTTTCCAGTTCCGCCAGGTCCTTGCGGATGGTGACTTCCGAGGTGGCGAAGTGGGTGGAAAGCTGATCGACCGAGACTTCCCCTTGCTGTTCAAGGAGATGCAGTATGGTGTGCCGGCGCTGCAGGGTGTTTCGCTTGGCCATCTGAAAGCTATTAAGTTTCGAAGTGAAACGTATGCTAGCAAAACGCTACATAATGACCAATAAAAAAGCGGCTCAAAAGCCGCTTTTCTTTATTTCTTCTTCACCGGCCGCTGCCAGCCTTCGATGTTGCGCTGCTTGCCCCTGGCCACGGCCAGCTCGGCCTCAGCCACGTCCTTGGCGATGGTGGAGCCGGCGCCGACGGTGGCGTTCCTGCCTATGGTGACGGGGGCCACCAGGGAGCTGTTGGAGCCGATGAAGGCGCCGTCCTCGATACGGGTCAGGAACTTGTTGGCGCCGTCATAGTTGCAGGTGATGGTGCCGGCGCCGATGTTGACGCCGGCGCCTATCTCGGCGTCGCCGAGGTAGCTGAGGTGGTTGGCCTTGGAGCCCTGGCCCAGCACCGCTTTTTTCATCTCCACGAAGTTGCCCACATGGCTGTCGTCCTTCATGACGGCGCCGGGGCGCAGCCTCGCGAAGGGGCCCAGGGTGCAGTTGGCGCCGACGCTGGCGCCGTCGATCAGGGTCTGGGCCTTGATATGGGTGCCGTCGCCGATGGCGCAGTCCTTGAGCGCACAGCCGGACTCGATGGTGACTTGGTTGCCGATGCTGACCTTGCCCTCGAAGATGACATTGACGTCCACCATGACGTCTTCCCCAACGCTGACCTCGCCGCGCACGTCGACCCGGGCAGGATCACGCAAGGTGGCGCCGGCCAGCATCAGTTGCTCGACCTGGCGCTGCTGGTAGGCCCGTTCCAGGGCGGCCAGCTGGACGCGGTTGTTGGCCCCTTCCACTTCCATGGCGTCAACCGGGTGGGCTGTGGCGATGGCTTTACCCTCACCATGGGCCATGGCGATGATGTCGGTCAGGTAGTACTCGCCCTGGGCGTTGTTGTTGGAGAGGCTACCCAGCCAGCGCTTGAGGTCGCTCGCTTCGGCGGCCAGTATGCCGGTGTTGACCTCGTTGACGGCCAGCTCTTCGGCATTGGCGTCCTTCTGCTCGCGGATGCCCACCACCAGGCCGCCCTCACGGAGGATGCGGCCATAACCGCAGGGGTCGGGCAGGGTCACGGTCAGTAAGCAGAGGCCGCCTTGCTCACGCTTGGCCAGCAGGGCCTTGAGGGTCTCGGCACGGATAAGGGGTACATCGCCGTAGAGCACCAGCACCAGGGCGTCGTTCGGCACCGATGGCATGGCCTGGGCCACGGCATGGCCTGTGCCCAGCTGCTCGGCCTGCAGGGCCCAGTCGACGGCTTCGCCGGCCAGGCGCTCGCGCATCAGCTCGCCGCCGTGGCCGTAGACCAGGTGGATGCCCTTGGCGCCCAGCTCATGGGCGCAATCGATGACGTGCTTGACCATGGGCTTGTGGGCCACGGGGTGCAGCACCTTGGGCAGGGCGGAGCGCATGCGGGTGCCTTTACCCGCGGCGAGGATGACGATGTGCAGATCCATGGAGCATGACCTCTCTTAAACAGGCGGGCAGCATAGCGAAAAACAAAAAGGCGGCCAAGTTGGCCGCCTTTTTCATTGGGGATGTGGTTATCGAACCACGTTCTTCTTCAAGAGTTCCAGCAGGCGCAGCTTGGCTGTCGCCTGGGCCAGCTCGGCCATGGCTTCGGCATAGTCGAAGTCATGGGTATGGGCAGTCAGCTGGGACAGGGCATGCTGACGGGCCTCTTCGGCCGCGTCGGCATCGATGTCCTTGCCGCGGAGCACTGTATCGGCCAGCACGGAAACGCCATTGGGTTGAACCTCAAGGACGCCGCCTGACAGATAGAGCAGCTCTTCATCGCCAAACTGCTTGACCATACGCAGTACACCGGGCTTGAGGTGGGTCAGCAGCGGCGCGTGGCCGTACATGATCCCCAAATCGCCCCATTCGCCGGAGACTTGGATACTCTCAACGAGGCCGGAGAAGATCTTCTTCTCGGCGCTCACCACATCCAGTTGTATCGTCATAGCTGCCATGAGCTCCTCCTATTAGAGCTTCTGGGCTTTTTCGATAGCTTCGTCGATGCTACCAACCATGTAGAACGCCTGCTCGGGCATGTGGTCGAACTCACCTTCCAGGATACCCTTGAAGCCACGGATGGTGTCTTTCAGGGATACGTATTTACCCGGAGAGCCGGTGAAGACCTCGGCCACGAAGAAGGGCTGAGACAGGAAGCGCTCGATCTTACGGGCGCGGGCCACGGTCAGCTTGTCGTCTTCGGACAGTTCGTCCATACCCAGGATGGCGATGATGTCCTTCAGCTCTTTGTAGCGCTGCAGCACTGTCTGTACGCCACGGGCCACGCCGTAGTGCTCTTCACCCACAACCAGGGGGTCCAGCTGACGGCTGGTGGAATCCAGCGGATCAACGGCCGGGTAGATACCCAGGGAGGCGATCTGACGGCTCAGTACCACTGTCGCATCCAGGTGGGCGAAGGTGGTGGCAGGGCTGGGGTCGGTCAAGTCATCCGCAGGCACGTAAACGGCCTGTACTGAGGTGATGGAACCTGTCTTGGTGGAGGTGATGCGCTCCTGCAGGACACCCATCTCCTCGGCCAGGGTCGGCTGGTAACCTACTGCGGAGGGCATACGGCCCAGCAGTGCGGATACCTCGGTACCGGCCAGGGTGTAACGGTAGATGTTGTCCACGAACAGCAGTACGTCACGGCCTTCGTCACGGAACTTCTCGGCCATGGTCAGGCCGGTCAGGGCGACGCGCAGACGGTTGCCCGGCGGTTCGTTCATCTGGCCGTATACCAGGGATACCTTGTCCAGTACGTTGGACTCGGACATCTCGTGGTAGAAGTCGTTACCTTCACGGGTACGCTCACCGACACCGGCGAACACGGAGAAGCCGCTGTGCTCGATGGCGATGTTACGGATAAGCTCCATCATGTTGACGGTCTTACCTACACCGGCGCCACCGAAGAGGCCGACTTTACCACCCTTGGCGAAGGGGCAAACCAGGTCGATAACCTTGATGCCGGTTTCCAGCAGCTCGGAGCTGTTGGACTGCTCTTCGTAGCTGGGGGCGCCGCGGTGGATGGACCAACGCTCTTCTTCGCCGATGGGACCCTTCTCGTCGATGGGGTTACCCAGTACGTCCATGATACGGCCCAGTGTCTGGGTGCCAACAGGTACCTGGATGGGCTCCTTGGTGGCGACGATGGCCATGTTGCGCTTCAGGCCCTCGGAAGGACCCATGGCGATGGTACGTACCACGCCGCCACCCAGCTGCTGCTGGACTTCGAAAACCAGGCCGTTCATGTCGTGGCCTTCGGCTTGAAGTTTCAGGGCTTCGTATACCTGAGGTACAGCGTTCTGCGGGAACTCCACGTCCACCACAGCACCGATGACCTGTACGATCTTACCTGTACTCATGATGTTTCCTCTGAATATGAATTCGGATGCATGCCTTAAACGGCTGACGCACCGGCGACGATTTCGCTGAGTTCCTGGGTGATCGCGGCCTGACGGGCCTTGTTGAACACCAGTTGCAACTCGTCGATAAGGTTGCCTGCGTTGTCGGTAGCCGCCTTCATGGCCACCATCCGTGCTGCCTGCTCGGAAGCGAGGTTCTCTACCACGCCCTGATACACCTGGGACTCCACATAGCGTTTGCAGAGGGTGTCCAGCAGGTCGCGGGGTTCGCCTTCATAGAGGTAATCCCAGCGATGGGCGTAACTGTCGTCTTCGGACTTGGGCAGAGGCAGCAGTTGGTCGATCGTCGGCTCCTGCTTCATGGTGTTGACGAATTCGTTGAACACCAGGAAGAGGCGGTCGATACGACCCTCATCAAATGCTTTCAACATGACCTGAACTGAACCTATCAAGTCAGCCAGGGCTGGCTCGTCCCCCAGACCACTGGTCTGGGCGAGCATGTTGCCACCGTGACGTTTGAAGAAGGCAGTGGCCTTGGTGCCGATCACGGCAAAGTCCACTTCTACGCCCTTCTCACGCCACTGTTTGACATCAACCGTGACTTTCTTGAGCAGGTTGGCATTCAGGCCGCCGCAAAGACCCCGGTCGGTCGAGACCACGATATAGCCCACCCTTTTGGCCTCGCGCTCATCCACGTAGGGATGCTTGTACTCGAGGTTGCCTTGGGCGATATGGCCGATCACCGAACGGATGGCCACGGCATAGGGACGGCTCTGGGCCATGCGCTCTTGCGCACGACGCATCTTGGATGCCGCCACCATTTCCATGGCCTTGGTGATCTTCTGTGTGCTCTTGACGCTGGCGATCTTGCCTTTAATTTCTTTAGCGCCGGCCATAATGCTTTACTCCGTTAGCTAACGGGGGGCGGGCTTGCGCCCGCCCGGCGGATTACCAGGTCTGGGTAGCCTTGAACTTGTCCAGGGCAGCCTTGAGGCCTGACTCGATCTCGTCGTTGTAATCGCCTTTCACATTGATCTTGGCCAGCAGCTCGGCGTGCTCGCTACGCATGTAGGAGAGCAGGGCTTCTTCAAAGGCGACGACCTTCTTGACCTCGACGTCGTTCAGGTAACCCTTCTCGGCGGCGAACAGGGACACGCCCATTTCGGCGACGGACATGGGGGCGAACTGCTTCTGCTTGAGCAGCTCGGTTACCTTCTGGCCGTGGTCCAGCTGACGGCGGGTGGCGTCGTCCAGGTCAGAGGCGAACTGGGCGAAAGCCGCCAGTTCACGGTACTGAGCCAGGGCGGTACGGATGCCACCGGACAGCTTCTTGATGATCTTGGTCTGAGCGGCACCACCCACGCGGGATACGGAGATACCCGGGTCAGCTGCCGGACGGATGCCGGAGTTGAAGAGGTTGGTGGTCAGGAAGATCTGGCCGTCGGTGATGGAGATCACGTTGGTCGGAACGAAGGCAGACACGTCGCCGGCCTGGGTTTCGATGATCGGCAGGGCGGTCAGAGAGCCGGTCTTACCTTTCACTTCGCCCTTGGTGAACTTCTCGACGTAGTCGGCGTTCACGCGGGAGGCACGCTCCAGCAGGCGGGAGTGCAGGTAGAAGACGTCACCCGGGTAGGCTTCGCGGCCCGGCGGGCGGCGCAGCAGCAGGGAGATCTGACGGTAGGCAACGGCCTGCTTGGACAGGTCGTCGTACACGATCAGGGCGTCTTCACCGCGGTCACGGAAGTACTCACCCATGGCACAGCCGGAGTAGGGCGCCAGGTACTGCAGGGCAGCGGCTTCGGAAGCGGAGGCAACCACGACGATGGTGTTGGCCAGGGCGCCGTGCTCTTCGAGCTTGCGCACCACGTTGGCGATGGTGGAGGCCTTCTGACCGATGGCGACGTAGACGCATTTCACGCCAGAAGTTTTCTGGTTGATGATGGCGTCGATGGCCAGGGCGGTCTTACCGACCTGACGGTCACCGATGATCAGCTCACGCTGACCGCGGCCTACCGGTACCATGGCGTCGATGGCCTTGTAACCGGTCTGCAGGGGCTGGTCTACACCTTGACGGTCGATAACGCCGGGGGCGATGACTTCTACAGGAGAGAAGCCGTCGTGCTCCAACGGACCCTTGCCGTCGATGGGCTCACCCAGGGTGTTGACTACGCGGCCCAGCAGGCCACGGCCTACCGGTACCTGCAGGATGCGGCCGGTGGACTTGACCTTGGTGCCTTCGGCCAGATCGGCGTAGGGGCCCATGACCACGGCGCCCACGGAGTCACGCTCCAGGTTCAGGGCGATGGCGTAGCGGTTGCCAGGCAGTTCAATCATTTCGCCTTGC
This region includes:
- the atpD gene encoding F0F1 ATP synthase subunit beta; protein product: MSTGKIVQVIGAVVDVEFPQNAVPQVYEALKLQAEGHDMNGLVFEVQQQLGGGVVRTIAMGPSEGLKRNMAIVATKEPIQVPVGTQTLGRIMDVLGNPIDEKGPIGEEERWSIHRGAPSYEEQSNSSELLETGIKVIDLVCPFAKGGKVGLFGGAGVGKTVNMMELIRNIAIEHSGFSVFAGVGERTREGNDFYHEMSESNVLDKVSLVYGQMNEPPGNRLRVALTGLTMAEKFRDEGRDVLLFVDNIYRYTLAGTEVSALLGRMPSAVGYQPTLAEEMGVLQERITSTKTGSITSVQAVYVPADDLTDPSPATTFAHLDATVVLSRQIASLGIYPAVDPLDSTSRQLDPLVVGEEHYGVARGVQTVLQRYKELKDIIAILGMDELSEDDKLTVARARKIERFLSQPFFVAEVFTGSPGKYVSLKDTIRGFKGILEGEFDHMPEQAFYMVGSIDEAIEKAQKL
- the glmS gene encoding glutamine--fructose-6-phosphate transaminase (isomerizing), which produces MCGIVGAVAQRDVANILVEGLKRLEYRGYDSAGVAVLDSEGNLGRVRRLGKVQALADALVEAPLTGGTGIAHTRWATHGVPSEANAHPHVSHETLAVVHNGIIENHEVLRERLKALGYVFTSQTDTEVIAHLVHHELKTAPSLLAAVQAAVKQLHGAYGMVVMDKADPERLVAARSGSPLVIGFGIGENFLASDQLALLPVTRKFSFLEEGDVAEITRHEVNIFDTEGRPVVREAAETDLKHDSGDKGPYRHYMLKEIHEQPIAIRNTLEGRLVGDSLNLEELGDLSGIQHVQIVACGTSYHAGMTARYWIEDIAGVSCNVEIASEFRYRKSVTRPNSLLVTISQSGETADTLAALRLAKEIGYSKSLAICNVPGSSLVRESDLALMTRAGAEIGVASTKAFTTQLTALLLLTAALGQGRDQQAEIARALHKLPALIESALTLDGQIEALAERFAEKHHALFLGRGDQYPIAMEGALKLKEISYIHAEAYAAGELKHGPLALIDADMPIIVVAPNNDLVEKLKSNIEEVRARGGEFYVFADKDAAISPAANMQVLAVPHCDHVLAPILYTLPLQLLSYHVAIIKGTDVDQPRNLAKSVTVE
- a CDS encoding DeoR/GlpR family DNA-binding transcription regulator translates to MAKRNTLQRRHTILHLLEQQGEVSVDQLSTHFATSEVTIRKDLAELERNGLLLRRYGGAVPLPSDLVAQQAVTEVSKRKQAIAQLAAERIRDHNRIIMDFGTTTAAMIPFLNDRRGLVVMTNSLNMAQALRELENEPTLLMTGGTWDPHTEAFQGQVAELVLRAYDFDQLFIGCDGIDPARGTTTFNELLGLSRVMAEVAREVVVVGEADKLGRKIPNLELPWGAVSTLITDDRLDQAAKQQIEAQGVLVLCATVKE
- the atpA gene encoding F0F1 ATP synthase subunit alpha, producing MQLNSTEIAELIKSRIEQFDVVSEAHDEGTIVSVSDGIIRIHGLADVMQGEMIELPGNRYAIALNLERDSVGAVVMGPYADLAEGTKVKSTGRILQVPVGRGLLGRVVNTLGEPIDGKGPLEHDGFSPVEVIAPGVIDRQGVDQPLQTGYKAIDAMVPVGRGQRELIIGDRQVGKTALAIDAIINQKTSGVKCVYVAIGQKASTIANVVRKLEEHGALANTIVVVASASEAAALQYLAPYSGCAMGEYFRDRGEDALIVYDDLSKQAVAYRQISLLLRRPPGREAYPGDVFYLHSRLLERASRVNADYVEKFTKGEVKGKTGSLTALPIIETQAGDVSAFVPTNVISITDGQIFLTTNLFNSGIRPAADPGISVSRVGGAAQTKIIKKLSGGIRTALAQYRELAAFAQFASDLDDATRRQLDHGQKVTELLKQKQFAPMSVAEMGVSLFAAEKGYLNDVEVKKVVAFEEALLSYMRSEHAELLAKINVKGDYNDEIESGLKAALDKFKATQTW
- a CDS encoding F0F1 ATP synthase subunit epsilon produces the protein MAAMTIQLDVVSAEKKIFSGLVESIQVSGEWGDLGIMYGHAPLLTHLKPGVLRMVKQFGDEELLYLSGGVLEVQPNGVSVLADTVLRGKDIDADAAEEARQHALSQLTAHTHDFDYAEAMAELAQATAKLRLLELLKKNVVR
- the glmU gene encoding bifunctional UDP-N-acetylglucosamine diphosphorylase/glucosamine-1-phosphate N-acetyltransferase GlmU; the protein is MDLHIVILAAGKGTRMRSALPKVLHPVAHKPMVKHVIDCAHELGAKGIHLVYGHGGELMRERLAGEAVDWALQAEQLGTGHAVAQAMPSVPNDALVLVLYGDVPLIRAETLKALLAKREQGGLCLLTVTLPDPCGYGRILREGGLVVGIREQKDANAEELAVNEVNTGILAAEASDLKRWLGSLSNNNAQGEYYLTDIIAMAHGEGKAIATAHPVDAMEVEGANNRVQLAALERAYQQRQVEQLMLAGATLRDPARVDVRGEVSVGEDVMVDVNVIFEGKVSIGNQVTIESGCALKDCAIGDGTHIKAQTLIDGASVGANCTLGPFARLRPGAVMKDDSHVGNFVEMKKAVLGQGSKANHLSYLGDAEIGAGVNIGAGTITCNYDGANKFLTRIEDGAFIGSNSSLVAPVTIGRNATVGAGSTIAKDVAEAELAVARGKQRNIEGWQRPVKKK
- the atpG gene encoding F0F1 ATP synthase subunit gamma, producing MAGAKEIKGKIASVKSTQKITKAMEMVAASKMRRAQERMAQSRPYAVAIRSVIGHIAQGNLEYKHPYVDEREAKRVGYIVVSTDRGLCGGLNANLLKKVTVDVKQWREKGVEVDFAVIGTKATAFFKRHGGNMLAQTSGLGDEPALADLIGSVQVMLKAFDEGRIDRLFLVFNEFVNTMKQEPTIDQLLPLPKSEDDSYAHRWDYLYEGEPRDLLDTLCKRYVESQVYQGVVENLASEQAARMVAMKAATDNAGNLIDELQLVFNKARQAAITQELSEIVAGASAV